The proteins below are encoded in one region of Microbacterium pygmaeum:
- a CDS encoding C-glycoside deglycosidase beta subunit domain-containing protein produces MATHNSLFSEKDVRRTDDGIAVSVQLPWYRSLWLSAVDDVAASVNGIEVPKDELRFVLNDTSYRIEELPEQSETLWFVADKPEVVIPLDHAPAAGEKLTVEVVLTMRLLYMQIMPGVDGGPGRYVTNRVPVEREVVLA; encoded by the coding sequence ATGGCAACCCACAATTCCCTCTTCTCCGAGAAGGACGTCCGCCGCACCGACGACGGCATCGCCGTCTCGGTGCAGCTTCCCTGGTACCGCAGCCTCTGGCTGTCGGCGGTCGACGATGTCGCGGCATCCGTCAACGGCATCGAGGTGCCGAAGGACGAGCTGCGCTTCGTGCTGAACGACACCAGCTACCGCATCGAGGAGCTGCCCGAGCAGTCCGAGACCCTCTGGTTCGTCGCCGACAAGCCCGAGGTCGTGATTCCCCTCGACCACGCACCCGCGGCCGGTGAGAAGCTCACCGTCGAGGTCGTGCTGACGATGCGCCTGCTGTACATGCAGATCATGCCCGGCGTCGACGGTGGCCCCGGCCGGTACGTCACCAACCGTGTACCGGTGGAGCGCGAGGTCGTGCTCGCATGA
- a CDS encoding nuclear transport factor 2 family protein, with amino-acid sequence MSDTIAAASVTELHAELAALREEVVAVRALAQRAEDRGQVENLFNRYMYLHNAFQDEQIIPLWVAEGTPGIRARYTNAGQYTTWESVTRYHRDRPSPEGKLILHATTTPVIEVAADGKTAKGVWLMAGTESGLTDPKVAEAFPDMYSPDEVLGKKVWAHWVWCKYAIDFLKQDGEWRFWKFRCYELARAPFEENWISFGLKNQGAFDLDLMYFGDDGKPVFMPPADEPVPSTNHPYSPTTVQKLEPAPPVAHDTFADTFK; translated from the coding sequence GTGTCTGACACGATCGCAGCGGCATCCGTCACCGAGCTCCACGCAGAGCTGGCCGCGCTGCGTGAAGAGGTCGTCGCCGTGCGCGCGCTCGCGCAGCGCGCCGAGGACCGCGGCCAGGTGGAGAACCTCTTCAACCGCTACATGTACCTGCACAACGCGTTCCAGGACGAGCAGATCATTCCGCTCTGGGTCGCCGAGGGCACGCCGGGCATCCGGGCCAGGTACACCAACGCGGGCCAGTACACGACATGGGAGAGCGTGACCCGCTACCACCGCGATCGCCCGAGCCCCGAGGGCAAGCTCATCCTGCACGCCACGACGACCCCGGTCATCGAGGTGGCCGCCGACGGCAAGACGGCCAAGGGAGTCTGGCTCATGGCCGGCACCGAGTCCGGGCTGACCGATCCCAAGGTGGCCGAGGCCTTCCCCGACATGTACTCGCCCGACGAGGTGCTCGGCAAGAAGGTCTGGGCGCACTGGGTCTGGTGCAAGTACGCGATCGACTTCCTCAAGCAGGACGGCGAGTGGAGGTTCTGGAAGTTCCGCTGCTACGAGCTGGCGCGCGCTCCGTTCGAGGAGAACTGGATCAGCTTCGGGCTGAAGAACCAGGGCGCGTTCGACCTCGACCTCATGTACTTCGGCGACGACGGCAAACCTGTCTTCATGCCGCCCGCCGATGAACCCGTGCCCAGCACGAACCACCCGTACAGCCCCACGACGGTGCAGAAGCTCGAGCCGGCGCCGCCGGTCGCGCACGACACCTTCGCCGACACCTTCAAGTAG